In one Diabrotica virgifera virgifera chromosome 5, PGI_DIABVI_V3a genomic region, the following are encoded:
- the LOC114332367 gene encoding uncharacterized protein LOC114332367: MGKLIFATFFILATLAIAEVEPRHVKTIDLHNNTTPTPEGVGIINTRPNDRNNKNKRDTHARPTPSEPSTSTQTHSTPLTPTEPSAPQLPWKGPESSKPRLESTNVTATPPFFGWF, translated from the exons ATGGGTAAATTG ATCTTCGCCACCTTTTTCATCTTGGCAACTTTGGCTATCGCTGAAGTAGAACCGAGGCATGTTAAAACAATAGACCTACACAATAACACTACACCTACACCAGAAGGAGTGGGGATCATTAACACAAGACCAAATGAtagaaacaacaaaaataaaagagataCACATGCAAGACCTACACCTTCAGAACCATCAACATCCACACAAACACACTCAACACCACTAACTCCTACAGAACCATCTGCACCTCAGTTGCCTTGGAAAGGGCCTGAAAGCTCAAAACCCAGATTAGAGTCAACTAATGTAACGGCTACACCACCATTTTTTGGCTggttttaa